The following coding sequences are from one Salinicoccus sp. Bachu38 window:
- a CDS encoding dihydroxyacetone kinase subunit DhaK codes for MKKLMNDSKDIVEEMIEGYVKAHPDIIRQVPENARALVTSQETRENKVGILVGGGSGHEPGFMGYVGSGMADGVAVGNIFASPSPDPILEVTKNIDKGAGVVYLYGNYAGDVMNFGMAAEMADLEEDIQVGMALATDDVASAPKEEKEKRRGIAGEFFIFKAAGAAADFGYSLEEVVRVANKANDNTRSMGVGLSPCSLPQTGEPSFVLGEDEMEIGLGHHGEPGLEKGKIESADSVTDRLVNDILEDIEINSGEKVAVLVNGLGSTPRMELYVMYRRVEQILNERGIDIYRSYVGDYITSLEMGGASVTLMKLDDELEEAIDHPVNCPMFVQK; via the coding sequence ATGAAGAAGCTGATGAACGACTCTAAAGATATAGTGGAAGAAATGATTGAAGGATATGTTAAGGCCCATCCAGATATTATTCGCCAAGTTCCTGAAAATGCAAGAGCGCTTGTCACCTCCCAAGAAACTAGGGAGAACAAGGTCGGTATCCTAGTCGGCGGTGGCTCTGGACACGAACCGGGTTTCATGGGATATGTCGGTTCAGGTATGGCTGACGGTGTGGCTGTCGGCAATATATTTGCATCTCCCTCGCCTGATCCGATTCTGGAAGTGACTAAGAATATCGACAAAGGTGCTGGTGTTGTTTATCTATATGGCAATTATGCTGGGGACGTAATGAACTTTGGAATGGCAGCTGAGATGGCTGATCTGGAAGAGGACATTCAAGTGGGTATGGCTTTAGCGACAGATGACGTAGCCTCAGCTCCGAAAGAAGAAAAGGAAAAACGTCGTGGTATTGCAGGTGAGTTCTTTATATTCAAGGCGGCAGGTGCTGCAGCAGATTTTGGATATTCACTTGAAGAAGTTGTAAGAGTAGCCAATAAGGCGAATGATAATACTCGTTCCATGGGCGTTGGACTTTCTCCTTGTTCATTGCCTCAGACAGGCGAACCTAGTTTTGTACTAGGTGAAGATGAAATGGAAATCGGACTCGGTCATCATGGAGAACCTGGGCTTGAGAAAGGGAAAATTGAATCTGCAGACAGTGTTACTGATCGTCTGGTCAACGATATTCTGGAAGATATAGAAATAAACTCTGGTGAAAAAGTGGCGGTACTGGTGAATGGCTTGGGCTCCACACCCAGAATGGAACTATATGTTATGTACCGTAGAGTAGAACAGATTCTGAACGAACGTGGTATTGATATCTATCGATCCTATGTCGGAGACTATATTACATCTCTTGAAATGGGCGGTGCCTCAGTAACACTTATGAAATTGGATGATGAACTGGAAGAAGCAATCGACCATCCAGTAAACTGCCCTATGTTTGTCCAAAAATAA
- the dhaL gene encoding dihydroxyacetone kinase subunit DhaL, producing MEFSANQFKSYYKEIISMVEEEKNYLCELDRKLGDGDHGVTMSIGWQAVDEKIDNELVEEEDCGKINIMVGKTFLNAVGSSVGPLYATGFMRGAKVVKGKSVIGDNDLAEFWIAFARGIQERGQAEVGDKTMVDTLEPFADKLESVFAETKDFRIAFNEAVEAGEKGMQYTKDIVSKKGRSSRLGERSIGAQDPGATSAYLILATFQNFIKSHTAQVG from the coding sequence ATGGAGTTTTCAGCAAACCAATTTAAAAGTTACTACAAAGAGATTATAAGCATGGTTGAAGAGGAGAAAAATTACTTATGTGAGCTCGATCGTAAACTTGGAGACGGAGATCATGGCGTAACAATGTCTATAGGTTGGCAAGCGGTCGATGAAAAGATTGATAATGAACTTGTAGAAGAAGAAGACTGCGGGAAAATCAATATTATGGTTGGAAAAACATTCCTTAATGCAGTTGGATCTTCTGTGGGGCCGCTCTATGCTACAGGTTTCATGAGGGGTGCTAAGGTAGTCAAAGGTAAATCAGTAATCGGTGACAATGACCTTGCAGAATTCTGGATAGCTTTTGCAAGAGGAATACAAGAGCGCGGCCAAGCAGAAGTAGGCGATAAGACAATGGTCGACACATTGGAGCCATTTGCGGATAAGTTGGAGTCTGTTTTTGCGGAAACAAAGGACTTTCGCATAGCATTTAATGAAGCTGTGGAAGCGGGAGAAAAAGGTATGCAATATACGAAGGACATCGTTTCCAAAAAAGGCAGGTCCAGCCGACTCGGTGAACGATCAATCGGAGCACAGGATCCTGGAGCAACCTCTGCCTATTTGATTCTTGCAACTTTCCAGAATTTCATTAAGTCTCATACTGCTCAAGTGGGTTGA
- the rpiB gene encoding ribose 5-phosphate isomerase B, with amino-acid sequence MKIGIGSDHNGFEMKEAVKHFIQESTEHELVDYGCHSCASTDYPDVAFEVSEEISKGNLDRGILVCGTGIGVAIAANKYPGIRAATAHDVYSAERAQLSNNAQIITMGAQIIGEEVAKKVVEAYLNVEWADGSKRKVDKIIEKEQEFVGRSFEKMATSNNLDS; translated from the coding sequence ATGAAAATTGGTATCGGCAGTGATCATAACGGATTTGAGATGAAAGAAGCAGTCAAACATTTTATACAAGAGTCAACAGAGCACGAACTGGTCGATTACGGTTGTCATTCCTGTGCATCAACAGATTATCCGGATGTAGCATTCGAAGTGTCTGAAGAAATTAGTAAGGGAAATCTGGATAGGGGAATTCTTGTGTGTGGAACCGGTATTGGTGTGGCTATTGCTGCTAACAAGTACCCAGGGATTCGCGCTGCAACTGCTCATGATGTGTACTCTGCAGAACGTGCTCAACTCAGTAATAATGCGCAGATTATAACAATGGGTGCTCAAATTATTGGAGAGGAAGTAGCTAAGAAGGTTGTAGAGGCATACTTGAATGTTGAATGGGCAGATGGATCAAAACGCAAGGTGGACAAGATCATTGAAAAAGAGCAGGAGTTTGTTGGTCGCAGTTTTGAGAAGATGGCCACTTCCAATAATCTAGACAGTTAA